From the Thermococcus celericrescens genome, the window GGGTGAGCTTCTGGGTGCTTATGCCGGCAGCGAAGTTGGTGACGATGGCCACGCTGGCGTAGCACATCTCCAGCTCCCTAGCCAAGGCAGCCTCGGGGCACTGGGTCATGCCGACCAGATCAGCGCCGAGTATCTTGAGCGCCCGTATCTCCGCCCTAGTCTCGAACCTCGGACCCTCCATGCAGGCGTAGGTGCCCGTTGGGTGATAGTCAAAGCCAAGCTCCTTGGCGGCAGTTATCAGGGCCTTCCTGAGCTCGGGGCAGTATGGGTCCGTGAAATCGACGTGGGCAACGAACTTCCTGTCGTGCGGGCTCTCGTCACCGTCGTAGAATGTGTAGTGCCTTGTCTTAGTAAAGTCCAGAAGCTGGTCGAGAACGACGAAGTCACCCGGCTTCATGGCCTCGTTGAGGGAGCCGACGGCCGACGTGGAGAGAATCCTCTCCACACCGAGCTCGTAGAGCGCCCAGATGTTGGCGCGGTAGTTGATCCTGTGCGGTGGAACGCTGTGCCCCTCGCCGTGCCTCGCGAGGAAGGCTATCTCCTCCCCGTCGTACTCCCCAATCTTCACCCGGACCTTTCCGTAGGGAGTGCTCACGAACTCCTCCCTGACGTTCTGAAGCAGCTTGGGGTCGTATACTCCGGAACCTCCAATAATTGCTATCCTCGGCATGGCATCACCTGGAAGATGAAAGGGCGGCGGTCTTAAAACGTTAGCCCTTTTCCCAGAGCCCCCTCTGGTACTCCGCCCGCTCCTCGATGTCCTCCCTAACCTCACCATCAGTCTGGAATTCCAGTATCTTCGTCAGTATCTCGCTGAGGAGCCAGGAGCCCCACTTGGCGTCCTTCACCTCAAGGGCGGCGTCAATGGCCCCGTCTATATCCCCGGCATTGAGCTTCGCCACGGCTATGCTGCCAAAGGCCAACGAGCGGAGGTAGTGGCCGCGAACGCGGGAGGCGAATTCCCATGCACCGTCAAAGTCTCCAAGCTTGGAGAGGTACGTGGCGACTTTGACCCGGACCGCGTCGTCTTTAGTCGCGTCTCCAATCCTCCTGACCAGGTCAACATACCTCCGATCGATGTTCCCTGAGAGAAGTCCCACCATTATGCGTCCGGCCAGTTGTTCAAACTCTTCCCCCTCGACACGGTCAAGGAGCCCGGAGAGGACGTCTGTCTTATCGAGTGAGGTCTCCACTATGCCCTCAATGACGGCCCAGCGCTGTTCCGGGGGAAGCTTCTCCACGATGTTCATCACAAAGTCCAACTCCCCCTGGTTGCCCAGCCCAACAAGAAGGGATTTCAGCACATCAAAACCTGTCTCGCCCGAGAGAGACAGCGCTATATCAACGAACTTCTCATAGGTGGCCTTCGGAACGTCGGAGTGTTTGAGATGAACCGCAACTTCCCTCATCGCTTCCCCAAGCCAGTACTCGCTCTTAAGCTCCGAGAGCACCCTGATCGCGCTTCCAAACTCCTCCCTTTTGAGGTGGGTTTTTATGGTCTCAACCGCGGCGATGGAGTGCCACGGTTCACCCTCAATGCCCTCAACGACAAGTCTAGCCCTGCGCATGTTGCCACGTTGGAGGTACGCCCCGAGTATTTTGAGCAAACTGTCGTTCCGCTTTACCTGATCCTTAATGTCGCCGGCATAAAAGAACGCATCGTCAATCCGCTCGAGGTTCAGAAGTTTCGATACAAGTTCCAGAAGCAGGTCATCCCTCACAGGCTGGGGAAACTCAACAATCGCATCATGTGCCTGCTGAAACACCTTCATCGCGGTTTTGGGGTTTACCGAATTCAAATAGAATGCAATCTCTATGAGGGCCTTTGCCATCACTACGGGATTCTCTATTATGGACGCGGCATTTACGGCGTACTTAAAAGCGCTTTTGTATTCGGGGTCTTTAACCCGATACATGTAGTACCCAATTTTAGCGTAGGTAACCGCCCGCAGGTACTTATCCCTTATGTCGGAGGCCAGTCGCAGAGCCTCACGATAAATGTCAGCCGCCATTATTTCCACCGGAAAATTTACGATATGGAAGTATTTAATGGTTTCCAACGGTCAAAACAGAATGGGCATAATTAGTCAAAAAGCGAAAGTTCAGCCAAGGTCGTCGTAAACGACGCCGACGACTTCACCATCGTCAAGGGAAACGAAGCTTACTTTTGTCTTTTTGCCGCTCTTGGGGTCGACCACAACAAAATCTGGCTTGGACAGGTAGTTACTGCGCG encodes:
- the mtnP gene encoding S-methyl-5'-thioadenosine phosphorylase, giving the protein MPRIAIIGGSGVYDPKLLQNVREEFVSTPYGKVRVKIGEYDGEEIAFLARHGEGHSVPPHRINYRANIWALYELGVERILSTSAVGSLNEAMKPGDFVVLDQLLDFTKTRHYTFYDGDESPHDRKFVAHVDFTDPYCPELRKALITAAKELGFDYHPTGTYACMEGPRFETRAEIRALKILGADLVGMTQCPEAALARELEMCYASVAIVTNFAAGISTQKLTHTEVVELMAKKSEEIKYLLMKSIKYIPKERHCGCKDALKGATGE